ttggtagTTTggtagtatttgtatttattttgttggtattttgttgcattttggggaatcctgtttccattccgCACAGTAGGTGGCAGGATGCCCCATTAACTTGTGCGATCGCCAATATACTGAAGAAGAAGAAAGGTCTGCTATTAAGCTTTTTCTTGTGCTTTTATTTTGAGATTTGCTATGTGCAATTATGTCAATGTGCAGTTCTGAGGAGCGTCTGTGCGAGCTGGTGAGAATACGAGAACATTTAAAACCCTTCCATACGGTTGTATTGGGGAAAGTATGCAAAAACAACAGCTGGAGGGAGATAGCACGAAATTTGAACACCGATATTAATATCAAAGAAACATGGAGAAGGATTCCGGACCCATTATTAATATCAAAGAAACATGTAGAAGGATTCCGGACCCGATATTAATATCAAAGAAACATGGAGAAGGATTCCGGACCCGATATTAATATCAAAGAAACATGGAGAAGGATTCCGGACCCGATATTAATATCAAAGAAACATAGAGAAGGATTCAATATGCCAGACGGTATATTCTCGTCATGATATCTTATGTTCAGCCAACCTAGTTAGAACATGAGGAatcagctcttttctggatggaAGAAATTGTTAGTGGGAAATATTCAGAGCCTGTGTTGTCAAATCATAATGAATAGCAGGGTTAGTTCAAACAtctgaaaacagacagtgtgaTAATTAGATTTAGATGTTTATTAAATCAGTTATTTTGGGTAAACATTTTATCTCAAAGGAGCCCATGGAGATGTTTTAAGATTGTGTGCATTGTATTCTAATGTATTCACAATCTGCTTGTAGGTTTGGGAGGGGCTGGTGTTTTGGACAAAGCAGAGCCCTGAGGGCCTATCTACAAGTGGTTCATCGCCTCTTGATTCTTCACCTCCCGGCCCCTTTCCCCAATGCCTTTCTCACCAACACCCAACGTACTGTCCAGGTGCACACTTGCTCTCTGCCCTGCAACTCATCAACCTCTGCTCCATCTTCCTGACCCAGCTCCAATGGCCAACTGAGGAAGACAGCTGAGGATCCTTTGGACACTGACATTATGCAGCAGGTGGATGACTTAAAGAAACGGCAACAGGAGTTACAGAAAAGGCAGCAGTGTCCAGCAATGGCCATCTTCGATGTCATGGTACCATGGATGGTATTTATTCCAGCTGATCAATGTCTCCCGTTTGTCAGGGACGTGATGATGTACTTTCACAGGGCCATCAATCAGTACAGTGTCCGCCCCATCCGCTCTCGAGTGATACAGAGCCCTCCGTCTCACTCCAAAAACGTGTGCTGTGTGCTTTTTTTCTTATTCACACGTAAGGGTGGTGGGTAATTTACAGTTTTTTTGCATGATTTTTTATATTTACTGAGGAAATAATTATTGTTACTGGTGTTTACTTTGTTTTTTCTCTTATTTCCCCTTTCACCACACTTTTACCCTGTGTTTTACTTATCACTCTTTTCCTCTTGAGATAGTAAATAAATATCTAAAAGGTCTGCAAATGTATTTGCACTTGTGGCAGAAAATATTACTGTTTTGAATCAATCACTCAGTAAACTTGTACTACTTTGTAGATTAGGTTAATGTCTTGGGGGGGTCTGTCCTTATTGTCTACAGTTGGACACTCAATCTCACCCATGTACTATAGCAGCAAGGTCTCCACTGAAAGGCCACTACACATAACAAGGTCTAGCCTCCAAAGAATATGAAAAGCTAAAACAAGGGTGAAGTGACTGTCATTATTGTAGTCTTTGTTGTGATTTGTAAAGTGTGAATAAGAAGAACAGGAAAACCATTTTGTGTAGCTCAACATGACATACATCAACCAGAATAAGAGAATGTATGTAAACACGTTTTCCAATCCACACTCCCAACATTTACATGTTTTTTGGTCCAGGAAGCTGTCTTCACTCTCCTGGACACAGGTCCATGGAGGTTATGGAGTGGTCAACAAACATGGGGTGGATGTACTGTGTTGATGACTGTGTTGTCAATGTCTAGTGTCTGTGGTGCAGGTAATTGTGGAGGGCCATGCAGGCCTTCACAATGGTCTCAGCTTTCTATAGGATCCTTGCGTCTTGTAGCAAGGATCCCAAAGCAGTTCTCTGAAATTCTTCTGGTTCTTGAGTGGCAGTAACTGTAGATCTTAGTGTCATCAAGGCCAGAAGACCCTTTGAATAAAATAAGCATTTCCATTAGTATTGAACAGGAATATGAAGGCTATCAATGTACTGTAACAACTGTGTAGCATATGCTTTGGACATAGGCCCTTATTCTCTTACTAAGATGCTTGATAACTTTTATGCATATCATTACAATGTCTATATTGGTATAATTTTCCGAAATGTATATATTCACATGTATTTAATGTTTATTACCTGGATATGGTTGCATCAGGTTTACCCTCAGAGGGAATGCCTTGCATCCCACAAAGACATAAGGGCTTGGTGTTTGGGTCCCCAGCCATCACTCTGGAATTGGTAGCAGCAGCTGGCCTGCAATGAGTGGGGAGCCAAAATTGCTAGACTGacatgtaactagctagctactagtaTTTGTAAACAGGCATGTTATCTTTGGCTACAGTAAAAAAGAGTGCCTCGGCCCCTCTAGCTTGTTAAACTATTCTGGCTCCCCAAGCCCCTAGTGGATATACACTACACAAGGCGGACTTCCTCTCTGCGTGGAACGCAACGAAAAGAGTCCGTTGCCCCCAAAAATCCCACTCCACCCATGTGCACGCACGTAGATCAACGGAGTGGAGCTTCGAGCAGCCTTATATATATgcggattgagacgcagcccatgcaaaaaaacatcGCTAGCTTACACTAACAGATTTTGATGAGGATTAttgtattatgttacttagattgacacacAGGTGCGTCAACAGACTCTTAAGGATTTAAACTGgtactggttaccttcagacgagtccatggagtggtcatattagtttgtcgGCCAAACCGTTCATAAGCTACATAGCTAATTTTCTAATTGTACTTGTAGGCGTGGACCTATCAAGACATCAGTTCAAGAAAAGTTATTTTGAATTTCCCGTCTTAAATATCACaaccaaatcaaatttgtcacatgtgacaaatacaacaggtgtaggaagaccttaccatgaaatgcttacttacaagcccttaacccttaaccaacaatgcagttcaagaaatagagttaagaaaatatttactaaatgaactaaagtaaaaaaaaatgtaagaaaaagtaacacaataaaataacaataacgaggctatataaaggcggtaccggtaccgagtcaatgtgcggtggtacaggttagtcgaggtaaatttgtacatgtaggtaggggtaaagtgactatgcatagataataaacagggagtagcagcagtgtaaaaacaaagggagggTGGGTGTCAAAGTAAATTGTCCTGTTGGCtatttgattaaatgttcagcagtcttgtgggctgggggtagaatctgttagcATGTGAATGGCAGTAGAATTAAACTTGTTACGCACCCCAAATTGTTTCATAAAGTATATTTAATTGTTTATTTGAGTCATCTTTAACTTTTCTATTTTGAAAACAGCTGACAGTGTTTTGTAACATTGTAACAAACACTTAAATAACGTTTTGAATATCAGTTCAGTCAAGACAATATTCActctgtaaaacatttttttttgctatGCCTTCATTTAGCTTTGGTTATTGAAATATATCCTTGGTCAGATCAAAAACAGCAAATGTTCAAAACAAATACACAAAAAAGTCTCAAGCACTTTTTTAAAGCATATCTGGACCTTACCTCCAAGCCAGAACAACACTGTAGTCAGTAGAATCATTTATGTTGTTGAATGTTGAATGTTCAAAATATGAGGTAAAACTGAGCAGAAGGTAGTTTTGTGAGAGTATGTCAGTGTCTGAGAGGGGCATGTCAGAAAATGGCCAACCAAATATATATCGAGTCTAATAGAGAGAGCGCTTGttttcttcttcttgtttttgCATAGTTGGGTTGATTTAATCACATTGAATCATATAATTAAAAGTTGTGAATGTTTAATAGGCAAATATAGGATAGCTTAGTACACATTTAGAAATGTGAATGGAAGCTGTCTTGATATCTGTGAAAATAAAAAACAGCTAATGACTCAAATATGCGAACGATAAATGCTAATGAATTTCCAATATTTGGTTCAATCAATGTTTCTTATGGCTTGTACCTGGGACTTTTATTTGTCGATGGCGCGAATGCGTCATCTAGCTAGACAGTTTTGCTCACTGCCATTGGCTGTTGGCATATCCAATGAAAAAGAGTGTTGGTTTCTTCCTTACAGCCTCCCATGCGTGTGAGTGTTAGCAAAGCAACACAATGGTAAATTTACTGAACATTTGTTTAGCTTTTAATAATCTCATATTTGCTTAAAACATCAGAATATTTCTGACTCCAGTGTAGAAATTAAACAAATATTTTGATGTCGGACTCTGTTTAAACGTTGCTGATCCAGGTTACCATGCTGGCTAGCTTCTTagcgttggctagctagctagctagtttgctaGCCAAACACAGCCAAGTGGACATTTTGGACTATTGTGTATTTaagattttattagactgatctTGGTTGGTTTTATTTATATTACATGAGTTTAATCGATAGCCACTATGTTGATTTATGCCTCGTGTTttaatttaatttgtttaacttTAATCCATAATACTGTTTTATGAATGAATGATATAGCCAGCGTTCAACTGTAcatggtgtgtttttgtctgaTTGTAGCTTCGCCGAGAGACGAGACTGAGACGGGAGTATCTGTATAGGAAGGCCCAGGAGGACAGAGTGCGGACGATTGAGGAGAAGAAACAGAAGCTGAAATCTGCTCTTGATGGTGAGGATTGCATGTAATTCAGAAGATTGGGTGAATGATGAACAATCTGAAATGTTTTGATACTTTTTAGGATGGCAATAGGCATGGCCTTGAAAACAAGTGACATTTTGGGTAACTTTAGTTAGTTCTGAGACTTTGACCCTTCTTTTTTTTCGCAGACAATCGTCTCATCCCTACGGAGGTTCGCAGAGAAGCAGTACAGTTACAGAAATTGCTGGAGTATGACGATGAGGGAGCGGAAGGTTTgttccatagaaatagaatgacattCTCCATATAATTCTGTTTTTTCCACACATCAGGTTCTGCATCTGCACATACACTGTAAATATTATATCGCTCATGACAACAAGCAAACCAGTATCTGACTGGGACCTtctctgtgtgtgcaggtgtCAGCTCTCACATGGATGATGAGTATAAATGGGCTGGAGTGGAGGATCCAAAGGTCATGGTCACAACGTCAAGAGACCCCAGCTCTCGACTCAAGATGTTTGTCAAAGTCTGTACCCATTATATGTCTCAAGATATTGGCCCTATCTCAATTTGTCTTTCCTTGCATCCTCTTTACTCGCCTCCTTCTAAAAAGGCTTTGGAGAAGATAGGAGGCAAGGAGATAGGATTAAGGAATCGTAGAAAGGTTAATTGAGAGATGCCTTCTTGTTAAATGTCTGTCCTCTGCCAAATCTCTAACACAAAGTATGTTTACAGTAATGACATCTCCTCAATTGTGCCTGATGTGTAACTTTTGCTGTTGACAGGAGGTGAAGCTGATCTTTCCAGGGGCTCAGCGTATGAACAGGGGAGGTCATGAGATCAATGCTCTGGTACAAGCCTGTAAAGCCAACAATGTTACAGACCTGGTCATTGTTCATGAAACCAGAGGACAGCCAGGTAAGCCCATCCATAACCAACACCAAATCCTCTCAATGAAGTGTCATAGCCCTGCACTATTATTTCTCTTGGTTTAATAATATTAGGTGTTTGTTTAATGAGAACAGAGGTTGTAATtatccagtctgtttgtgctatatcGTGCTATTTCCTTGTCACTCCTTGACATGTTTGGCTTCACAAGAACAGCAATAGTGTAGGCAAGAGTGCACAAATGGATCTGACTATAGTGACTATTTCCAAGTATAAAAACACTGCATTGAGGTAACCTTAAAATAACTACTTTTATATTGCCTGTGGTATTAATAGATGGCCTGGTGGTGTGCCACCTACCTTTTGGACCAACTGCATACTTCACCCTTTACAATGTGGTAATGAGACATGATGTGCCGGACATTGAAACCATGTCTGAGGCCTACCCCCACCTCATCTTTCACAACTTCTCCTCACGACTTGGCCAGAGGGTGAGGCTTGACACTTAACAATTCTTAATAAATGTTTAGACTTATTATTTGAGTAATGTATGCAAATGTTTGACACTGACTAAGTAAATCTCAATCAGGTTTCCAATATCCTCAAGTATTTGTTCCCAGTGCCTAAAGAGGACAGTAGACGAGTTATCACATTTGCCAACCAGGAGGATTTTATATCTTTCAGGTGAGTAGAGGGATGCTTTGGATGAGCTATTTGGGAAAATGTACCTTGTGTTTTTCTGATTTAATTTTCTAGACTCCGACTTATTCACTTAAAGTAAGGACCTGTTTTCATTGCAGACATCACACTTATAAGAAAACGGACCACAAGAACGTTGAGTTGTCAGAAGTTGGGCCCAGATTTGAAATGAAATGTAAGTACAATGTTTTCCCTTTCTCATCATTAGCAACATCaaaggagtttttttttttttacaaggtgGAATTTTGTATTAATTGTGTTTGACCCTTTCTTGCACTGTAGCCCATAACCCATTTGTGTATCTTCCTCTTGTGTGTGTTGATGATGTACACACATCATTATAATTGTTATATTAAACACTAGTGCTTTAACAACTGGTTTTCCGTCTGTAGTGTACATGATCAAGCTTGGTACCCTGGAGAATGAGGCTACCGCGGACGTTGAATGGCGCCaccactcgtacacacacactgccaaaaAGAGGAAGTTTCTCAGCGTGGAGTAGCCTCAACCAGTATGCCCCTTTCATGGACCGCTCATGGCAAAAGCAGCCCAACCACATAGTTGCATAATGCTGTGTTAAGTTTTACACATCATTCCTCGGATATGTATTTCATGTTAATATGGTGTTAAACTGCATGTTTCTTTGTCATGCCTAGTAGGCATGTCTGTTTGCTTTAGTCAACTTTTCTTAAATGAAAAATAGCCATGGTAAACCTTCCAGAGAATGAAAAAGATAACAGCAtttcaatattttttaaatagttgATATTTAATACAATGTGTTTGTCAACAAAATTATTGACAATAATAACCACAAGAAATGTTCACTTGTACACAAGTTTATAGAAAGACACAcatttgggctcctgagtggcgcagcggtctaaggcactgcatctccgcGCAAAAGGGGTCACTGCAgtctctggttcaaatccaggctgcatcacatccagccatgattgggagtcccattgggcggtgcacaattggcgcAGCAtggtaaataagcatttgttcttaactgacttcactagttaaataaaaaataaatatgtgcTGTATCTGAGCTAGTGACTTGCGAAGAGATGATCAACTTGTGAAAATAAAAGCAGTCCCAGGTTTTAATCTTGTTTTTACTTGCTCATATGATACAAACCACTTTACTGCAAAACAAATCAGgatcatacatactgtacatttgctTTATCACAGAATGAGGCCCAACCACCATTTATTGCATGTAGCTATTTAAAATTAATAGTTATGGATGTGCCATTTAATATGGTAGATTCAGATGTAACAATGTTCCCCCCGGATATTTAATAGGTCAACTGAATCATATCCACGTCGTTTGTAGTTTACTGTAACATAAGTTTGTAGAAtgttaactttaaaaaaaatttttttatcatGTTTACTCGTAACACCCGCCCCATTGTTATATTATGTTATCCAATGAGCGAGTGTACATGTGAGAATTGACCAATAGGGAGCGCGCATCACGGAGGTGTTCCGCTTTCCAAGAGATTCTACTTCTGATGAAGAGCATTCAAGATGGCTCCTTCAGGTAAGACTATTCCAAAACCAAATTTGCGGTTAGTTGTTTATGAATGACTCGTTTTGCAATGGTACGGAATTGCCGATTATGAATTAAGCAGTTGCTTATGTTATTACGTAAATTAGAGTGAAAGAAGCTTTTCGTTACTTGATAGTATCAGACAGCAAAAGTAGCAACCTAACGCGCTAGCTAGCTAATCCCTTTCCGCCTCATGAAAGCACTCGAACGTGAAAAAAACACCTGACAGGAATTAAGAAACTATTTATAACAGCCTCGTCGACGCGGTA
This window of the Oncorhynchus tshawytscha isolate Ot180627B linkage group LG12, Otsh_v2.0, whole genome shotgun sequence genome carries:
- the LOC112265334 gene encoding U3 small nucleolar ribonucleoprotein protein IMP4-like, with translation MLRRETRLRREYLYRKAQEDRVRTIEEKKQKLKSALDDNRLIPTEVRREAVQLQKLLEYDDEGAEGVSSHMDDEYKWAGVEDPKVMVTTSRDPSSRLKMFVKEVKLIFPGAQRMNRGGHEINALVQACKANNVTDLVIVHETRGQPDGLVVCHLPFGPTAYFTLYNVVMRHDVPDIETMSEAYPHLIFHNFSSRLGQRVSNILKYLFPVPKEDSRRVITFANQEDFISFRHHTYKKTDHKNVELSEVGPRFEMKLYMIKLGTLENEATADVEWRHHSYTHTAKKRKFLSVE